A genome region from Nocardioides cynanchi includes the following:
- a CDS encoding segregation and condensation protein A, whose product MTLAAAPEEAGPDQVSFAVTLDNFEGPFDLLLSLISKHKLDITEVSLHRVTDEFIAHVKAGAQLDGRDGAWDLDQTTSFLVVASTLLDLKSARLLPQGDVEDEEDLALLEARDLLFARLMQYRAFKQVAAVLERRLAGESRRHPRAVGLEDRFAGLLPEVLIGIGLDAFASLAAKALEPRPELELSLQHIHAPAVSVREQAELVVERLRRTGTMTFRSLCGDAPDTLTTVARFLALLELFRENAVAFDQVTPLGELTVRWIGGDDLDLESGLQIDEFEGVPLEAAVTTDDTAAGPTDDTTDETTGEIP is encoded by the coding sequence ATGACTCTCGCCGCAGCCCCCGAGGAGGCCGGCCCCGACCAGGTGTCGTTCGCGGTCACCCTCGACAACTTCGAGGGCCCGTTCGACCTCCTGCTCAGCCTGATCTCCAAGCACAAGCTCGACATCACCGAGGTCTCGCTGCACCGCGTCACCGACGAGTTCATCGCCCACGTCAAGGCCGGCGCCCAGCTCGACGGACGGGACGGCGCGTGGGACCTCGACCAGACCACGTCGTTCCTCGTGGTCGCCTCCACGCTGCTCGACCTCAAGTCGGCCCGGCTGCTGCCCCAGGGCGACGTCGAGGACGAGGAGGACCTCGCCCTGCTGGAGGCCCGCGACCTGCTCTTCGCGCGCCTCATGCAGTACCGCGCGTTCAAGCAGGTGGCCGCGGTGCTGGAGCGCCGGCTGGCGGGGGAGTCGCGCCGTCATCCGCGGGCCGTCGGCCTGGAGGACCGCTTCGCCGGGCTGCTGCCCGAGGTGCTGATCGGGATCGGCCTGGACGCCTTCGCCTCGCTCGCGGCCAAGGCCCTCGAGCCCCGGCCCGAGCTGGAGCTCTCGCTCCAGCACATCCACGCCCCGGCGGTCAGCGTGCGCGAGCAGGCCGAGCTCGTCGTCGAGCGGCTGCGCCGGACGGGCACGATGACCTTCCGGTCCCTGTGCGGTGACGCCCCGGACACCCTGACGACCGTGGCGCGGTTCCTGGCGCTGCTGGAGCTGTTCCGCGAGAACGCCGTGGCCTTCGACCAGGTGACGCCGCTGGGCGAGCTGACCGTACGCTGGATCGGCGGCGACGACCTGGACCTCGAGTCGGGGCTGCAGATCGACGAGTTCGAGGGCGTCCCGCTCGAGGCGGCCGTCACCACCGACGACACCGCTGCCGGGCCCACCGACGACACGACCGACGAGACGACTGGGGAGATCCCGTGA
- the scpB gene encoding SMC-Scp complex subunit ScpB produces the protein MTDDALEVALVPEGGLRPSLEALLMIADQPLDESTLATAVGHPLGDVTAALTDLAQEYAEQGRGFELRNVAGGWRYYTREEYAGVVEAFVLDGQQARLTQAALETLAVVAYRQPVSRARVSAIRGVNVDGVMRTLLTRGLVEEAGQDHSSGANLYRTTSYFLERIGVTSLDDLPELAPFLPDLTDLGDLGDFDDEVVGAEGSAE, from the coding sequence GTGACCGACGACGCACTCGAGGTCGCCCTGGTGCCCGAGGGCGGGCTGCGGCCCTCGCTCGAGGCCCTGCTGATGATCGCCGACCAGCCGCTCGACGAGTCCACCCTGGCCACCGCGGTGGGGCACCCGCTGGGCGACGTCACGGCGGCGCTCACCGACCTCGCCCAGGAGTACGCCGAGCAGGGGCGCGGCTTCGAGCTGCGCAACGTCGCGGGCGGCTGGCGCTACTACACCCGCGAGGAGTACGCCGGCGTGGTCGAGGCCTTCGTGCTCGACGGGCAGCAGGCCCGGCTGACCCAGGCAGCGCTCGAGACGCTGGCCGTGGTCGCCTACCGGCAGCCGGTCTCGCGGGCGCGGGTCTCGGCGATCCGAGGTGTCAACGTGGACGGTGTGATGCGCACCCTACTCACCCGCGGTCTGGTCGAGGAGGCCGGTCAGGACCACTCGTCCGGCGCCAACCTGTACCGCACCACGTCGTACTTCCTGGAGCGGATCGGGGTCACCTCGCTCGACGACCTGCCTGAGCTGGCGCCGTTCCTGCCCGACCTCACCGACCTCGGCGACCTCGGCGACTTCGACGACGAGGTCGTCGGGGCCGAAGGGTCAGCGGAGTGA
- a CDS encoding pseudouridine synthase, whose translation MTGHLVEPDEDGLVRLHKLLARSGVASRRKCEELMLEGEVTVDGEVVTRLGTKVDPLTAVIRVSGQRLPPVSPHVYLVLYKPTGVVSTMSDPQGRPTISDLVADRPERLFHVGRLDTDTAGLLLLTNDGEFAQRMAHPSYEVDKTYVAEVDGRVGKTTVEALLAGVELDDGPVTVSSARVVGQGVQDRSIIELVIHEGRNRIVRRLLDHLGHPVRKLTRIAIGPIQLTGMKPGELRDLTNDELGALLDAAKL comes from the coding sequence ATGACCGGCCACCTGGTCGAGCCCGACGAGGACGGCCTGGTCCGGCTGCACAAGCTCTTGGCCCGCTCCGGCGTCGCGTCCCGCCGCAAGTGCGAGGAGCTCATGCTGGAGGGCGAGGTCACCGTCGACGGTGAGGTCGTCACCCGGCTCGGCACCAAGGTGGACCCGTTGACTGCGGTGATCCGGGTCTCCGGTCAGCGGCTGCCGCCGGTCTCGCCGCACGTCTACCTCGTGCTCTACAAGCCCACCGGCGTCGTCTCGACGATGTCGGACCCACAGGGGCGGCCGACCATCAGCGACCTGGTCGCCGACCGGCCAGAGCGGCTCTTCCACGTCGGCCGCCTCGACACCGACACCGCCGGGCTGCTGCTCCTGACCAACGACGGCGAGTTCGCCCAGCGGATGGCCCACCCGTCGTACGAGGTCGACAAGACCTACGTCGCCGAGGTCGACGGCCGGGTCGGCAAGACCACCGTCGAGGCCCTGCTCGCGGGGGTGGAGCTCGACGACGGGCCGGTGACGGTGTCGTCGGCGCGAGTGGTGGGCCAGGGCGTCCAGGACCGCTCAATCATCGAGCTGGTGATCCACGAGGGTCGCAACCGGATCGTCCGGCGGCTGCTCGACCACCTCGGCCACCCCGTGCGCAAGCTGACCCGGATCGCGATCGGCCCGATCCAGCTGACCGGCATGAAGCCCGGCGAGCTCCGCGACCTGACCAACGACGAGCTCGGGGCCCTGCTGGACGCCGCCAAGCTCTGA
- a CDS encoding YunG family protein, which produces MPTWTLSEIEAAVRSSWGSDTCFASSDYLARGQGRPSRGQCGTTALVIQDLLGGDLMVAEVEYDGRVEGVHYWNVTPGGVELDLTRDQFMPGEALVNQRLVKTRRNTASDGEHSFQLLRGRVAASLESEYGGPAACASGYETLTR; this is translated from the coding sequence ATGCCGACGTGGACCTTGAGCGAGATCGAAGCAGCAGTGCGCTCCTCGTGGGGGTCCGACACCTGCTTCGCCTCGAGTGACTACCTGGCCCGGGGGCAGGGACGTCCGTCGCGGGGCCAGTGCGGGACGACGGCCCTGGTCATCCAAGATCTGCTCGGTGGCGATCTCATGGTGGCCGAGGTGGAGTACGACGGCCGGGTCGAAGGCGTGCACTACTGGAACGTGACGCCCGGAGGCGTCGAGCTCGATCTGACACGGGACCAGTTCATGCCGGGCGAAGCGCTGGTCAACCAGCGGCTGGTCAAGACCCGACGGAACACCGCCTCAGACGGCGAACACTCGTTCCAGCTGCTACGCGGGCGCGTCGCTGCGTCGCTGGAGAGCGAGTACGGCGGCCCGGCGGCGTGTGCGAGCGGCTACGAGACCCTGACGCGCTGA
- the aroH gene encoding chorismate mutase yields MAVRAVRGATQLEQDSRDHMLERVAEMVTQVMDANGWVVDDFISIIFTATTDLVSEFPAYAARMLGFTDVPLICTRELEIEGSMPRVVRMMAHVESDLPRADITHVYLHGAAELRRDLARVRAVPDEPSGD; encoded by the coding sequence GTGGCAGTCAGGGCGGTGCGGGGCGCGACCCAGCTCGAGCAGGACTCGCGCGACCACATGCTGGAGCGGGTCGCCGAGATGGTGACCCAGGTGATGGACGCCAACGGATGGGTCGTCGACGACTTCATCTCGATCATCTTCACCGCGACCACCGACCTGGTCTCGGAGTTCCCCGCCTATGCCGCCCGGATGCTCGGCTTCACCGACGTGCCGCTGATCTGCACCCGCGAGCTCGAGATCGAGGGCTCGATGCCGCGGGTGGTGCGGATGATGGCGCACGTCGAGTCCGACCTCCCGCGCGCGGACATCACCCACGTCTACCTGCACGGCGCGGCCGAGCTGCGCCGCGACCTGGCGCGGGTCCGCGCGGTCCCGGACGAGCCCTCCGGTGACTGA
- a CDS encoding prephenate dehydrogenase produces MTDRLPEPVLVVGTGLLGTSLGLALRRHGVDVLLADANAEHVRTASGLGAGRPHAGERPGLVVVAVPPDHVGAEVARALVETDALVTDVGSVKTAPLRALDGLAGTERYVGSHPMAGSERSGPLAASATLFDGRPWAVTPHEGSAPATVEAVTELARLAGASVVRLSPEEHDLAVARTSHLPHLLAVLVAGRLADAPAEHLALSGQGVRDVTRVAGGDPALWEQIVTGNASAVAGLLTQVRDQLDVLIDAVSTGEREPLATILERGVAGTLAIPGKHGGPPRPTGSVFVSVPDHPGELARLFADAGESGVNIEDVRIDHDPARDTGQVELVVDEARAEHLMASLESRGWAIHR; encoded by the coding sequence GTGACTGACCGGCTGCCGGAGCCGGTGCTGGTGGTCGGCACCGGCCTGCTCGGCACGTCGCTGGGGCTGGCCCTGCGCCGCCACGGCGTCGACGTCCTGCTCGCGGACGCGAACGCCGAGCACGTCCGCACCGCCTCCGGGCTCGGCGCCGGCCGGCCGCACGCCGGTGAGCGGCCCGGCCTGGTCGTGGTCGCGGTCCCGCCCGACCACGTCGGCGCCGAGGTCGCTCGGGCCCTGGTCGAGACCGACGCCCTGGTCACCGACGTCGGGAGCGTGAAGACCGCTCCGCTGCGCGCGCTGGACGGCCTCGCGGGCACCGAGCGGTACGTCGGGAGCCACCCGATGGCGGGCAGCGAGCGGTCCGGCCCGTTGGCCGCCAGCGCCACCCTGTTCGACGGACGCCCCTGGGCGGTGACCCCGCACGAGGGGTCGGCGCCGGCCACGGTCGAGGCGGTGACCGAGCTGGCCCGCCTGGCCGGCGCGAGCGTCGTACGCCTGAGTCCGGAGGAGCACGACCTGGCCGTGGCCCGGACCTCGCACCTGCCGCACTTGCTCGCCGTGCTCGTGGCCGGTCGACTCGCGGACGCGCCGGCCGAGCACCTGGCCCTGAGCGGTCAAGGGGTGCGGGACGTGACCCGGGTGGCCGGGGGAGACCCGGCCCTGTGGGAGCAGATCGTGACCGGGAACGCGTCGGCGGTGGCCGGCCTGCTGACCCAGGTGCGCGACCAGCTCGACGTGCTGATCGACGCGGTCAGCACGGGGGAACGCGAGCCGCTGGCGACGATCCTCGAGCGCGGTGTCGCCGGCACCCTCGCGATCCCCGGCAAGCACGGCGGACCACCCCGTCCGACCGGCTCGGTGTTCGTCTCGGTGCCCGATCACCCCGGCGAGCTGGCCCGGCTGTTCGCGGACGCCGGCGAGAGCGGGGTCAACATCGAGGACGTGCGGATCGACCACGACCCCGCCCGTGACACCGGCCAGGTCGAGCTGGTCGTCGACGAGGCCCGGGCCGAGCACCTGATGGCCTCGCTCGAGTCGCGGGGCTGGGCGATCCACCGCTAG
- the cmk gene encoding (d)CMP kinase: protein MSERAHSDVVVAIDGPSGSGKSSTSRGVAARLGLRYLDTGAMYRAMTWWLLERGVPVDDAAAVVARCDEPVIDSGTDPLAPTITADGVDVSEAIRSPEVTGAVSAVSAVPEVRARLLRLQREAIGGGGIVVEGRDIGAVVAPDAEVKVYLTADPAARAARRAAEEGGTDLAATESSLLARDRVDSTRAASPLTMAAGAVHVDTTPYTLDEVVTLIVGLVEDAVEDRR from the coding sequence ATGAGCGAGCGCGCACACAGCGACGTCGTCGTGGCCATCGACGGACCCTCTGGCTCCGGCAAGTCGAGCACGTCGCGCGGCGTCGCGGCCCGGCTCGGCCTGCGCTACCTCGACACCGGGGCGATGTACCGCGCGATGACGTGGTGGCTGCTCGAGCGCGGCGTGCCCGTCGACGACGCGGCCGCGGTCGTGGCCCGCTGCGACGAGCCGGTGATCGATTCCGGCACCGACCCGCTCGCACCCACCATCACCGCCGACGGCGTCGACGTCTCCGAGGCGATCCGCAGCCCCGAGGTGACCGGCGCGGTCTCGGCGGTCAGCGCCGTGCCCGAGGTTCGGGCCCGGCTGCTCCGGCTCCAGCGTGAGGCGATCGGCGGCGGCGGGATCGTGGTCGAGGGCCGCGACATCGGTGCCGTGGTGGCACCCGACGCCGAGGTGAAGGTCTACCTCACCGCCGATCCCGCGGCGCGGGCCGCACGCCGCGCCGCCGAGGAGGGTGGCACCGATCTCGCCGCCACCGAGTCCTCGCTGCTCGCCCGTGACCGGGTCGACTCCACCCGCGCCGCCTCGCCGCTCACGATGGCCGCAGGTGCGGTCCACGTCGACACCACGCCGTACACCCTGGACGAGGTCGTCACCCTGATCGTCGGGCTGGTCGAGGACGCGGTCGAGGACCGGCGATGA
- a CDS encoding lysophospholipid acyltransferase family protein has product MTTRRHPPTWLLHGGRPASRWIVRRRYDVRVHGGANVPTTGPVIVAANHTGVIDGPLLAIFSPRPVHALTKDEMFQGRLGRFLRLTGQIPLDRTHTDRRAVRACLHVLEHGGAVGIFPEGNRGAGDLTRFHNGAAYLALVSGAPIVPLMMYGTRPAGSGKDALPTPKAVLDLVYGAPFHVPPRPWPRTKRMVAATSTQLHERMRAELEAGLALTGQALPGPIPAASAKEMS; this is encoded by the coding sequence ATGACCACCCGGCGGCACCCGCCGACCTGGCTGCTGCACGGTGGCCGCCCGGCATCGCGCTGGATCGTCCGGCGACGGTACGACGTGCGCGTGCACGGCGGCGCTAACGTCCCCACCACCGGCCCGGTGATCGTCGCCGCCAACCACACCGGCGTCATCGACGGCCCGCTGCTGGCGATCTTCAGCCCGCGGCCGGTGCACGCGCTGACCAAGGACGAGATGTTCCAGGGCCGGCTCGGGCGCTTCCTGCGGCTGACCGGGCAGATCCCGCTCGACCGCACCCACACCGACCGCCGTGCGGTCCGCGCCTGCCTGCACGTGCTGGAGCACGGGGGAGCGGTCGGCATCTTCCCCGAGGGCAACCGGGGCGCCGGCGACCTGACCCGCTTCCACAACGGCGCGGCGTACCTCGCCCTGGTCAGCGGGGCCCCGATCGTGCCGCTGATGATGTACGGCACCCGCCCGGCCGGCAGCGGCAAGGACGCCCTGCCGACCCCGAAGGCCGTCCTCGACCTGGTCTACGGCGCCCCCTTCCACGTCCCACCCCGACCGTGGCCGCGCACCAAGCGCATGGTCGCGGCCACCTCGACCCAGCTGCACGAGCGGATGCGCGCCGAGCTCGAGGCGGGGCTGGCCCTCACCGGCCAGGCCCTCCCCGGCCCGATCCCGGCCGCGTCCGCGAAGGAGATGTCATGA
- the der gene encoding ribosome biogenesis GTPase Der yields the protein MTVSDELDQPAGPVPVLAVVGRPNVGKSTLVNRILGRREAVVEDVPGVTRDRVSYDAVWAGRAFTVVDTGGWDPNARGLAERIKAQAEVAVNLADAVLFVVDATVGITDADEAVVRVLRASKKPVILAANKADDQRIEAESHSLWHLGLGEPFPVSALHGRGSGDMLDAIIAALPEPPPESFDKPLGPRRVAIVGKPNVGKSSLLNRLAGSERVVVDSVAGTTVDPVDELVELGGREWRFIDTAGIRKRVKEASGHEFYASLRTSTAIDRAEVAVLVLDADQTISEQDVRILQTVREAGRALVIAFNKWDLVDEDRRHYLEREVERELVQVQWAPRINITARTGWHVDRLVVALDKALEGWETRVPTGALNAFLGRLVAEHPHPVRSGKQPKIMFATQPSTAPPTFVLFTSGKLDAGYERYIERRLREDFGFVGTPIVLTQRVREKRKR from the coding sequence ATGACAGTCAGCGACGAGCTCGACCAGCCCGCCGGCCCGGTGCCGGTGCTGGCGGTGGTCGGCCGGCCCAACGTCGGCAAGTCCACCCTGGTCAACCGGATCCTCGGCCGCCGCGAGGCGGTCGTCGAGGACGTGCCGGGCGTGACCCGCGACCGGGTCTCCTACGACGCGGTCTGGGCCGGACGCGCCTTCACCGTCGTCGACACCGGCGGCTGGGACCCCAACGCCCGCGGGCTCGCCGAGCGGATCAAGGCCCAGGCCGAAGTCGCGGTCAACCTGGCCGATGCGGTCCTCTTCGTGGTCGACGCGACGGTCGGCATCACCGACGCCGACGAGGCCGTCGTCCGCGTGCTGAGGGCTTCGAAGAAGCCGGTGATCCTGGCCGCGAACAAGGCCGACGACCAGAGGATCGAGGCGGAGTCGCACAGCCTGTGGCACCTCGGCCTGGGCGAGCCGTTCCCGGTCTCGGCGTTGCACGGCCGCGGCTCGGGCGACATGCTCGACGCGATCATCGCCGCGCTGCCCGAGCCCCCGCCGGAGTCGTTCGACAAGCCGCTCGGCCCGCGGCGGGTCGCGATCGTCGGCAAGCCCAACGTCGGCAAGTCGTCGTTGCTCAACCGGCTGGCCGGCTCGGAGCGGGTCGTGGTCGACTCGGTCGCGGGGACGACGGTCGACCCGGTCGACGAGCTGGTCGAGCTGGGTGGCCGGGAGTGGCGCTTCATCGACACCGCGGGCATCCGCAAGCGGGTCAAGGAGGCCTCGGGCCACGAGTTCTACGCCTCGCTGCGCACCTCGACCGCGATTGACCGGGCCGAGGTCGCCGTGCTGGTGCTCGACGCCGACCAGACGATCAGCGAGCAGGACGTGCGGATCCTCCAGACGGTCCGCGAGGCCGGCCGGGCGCTGGTGATCGCGTTCAACAAGTGGGACCTCGTCGACGAGGACCGCCGGCACTACCTCGAGCGCGAGGTGGAGCGCGAGCTGGTGCAGGTGCAGTGGGCGCCGCGGATCAACATCACCGCCCGCACCGGCTGGCACGTCGACCGGCTCGTGGTCGCCCTCGACAAGGCGCTGGAGGGCTGGGAGACCCGGGTGCCCACCGGGGCGCTGAACGCCTTCCTGGGCCGCCTGGTCGCCGAGCACCCCCATCCGGTGCGCAGCGGCAAGCAGCCCAAGATCATGTTCGCCACCCAGCCGTCCACGGCGCCGCCGACCTTCGTGCTGTTCACGTCGGGCAAGCTCGATGCGGGCTACGAGCGCTACATCGAGCGTCGCCTGCGTGAGGACTTCGGCTTCGTCGGTACGCCGATCGTGCTCACCCAGCGGGTGCGGGAGAAGCGCAAGCGCTGA
- a CDS encoding LysE family translocator, whose amino-acid sequence MVTLHQVLGFGLVALVLIAIPGPSVVFTVGRAITYGRAVALTTVLGNSLGLLVVLVLVSLGLGSLVATSDTAFLVLKLAGAAYLVWLGVQALRHRHGVEVTDLDGPEVRGLRALRQGFVVGFTNPKAYVIFGAVLPSFVEPGRDSGTVQMLLLGLIAFVIGLCSDSLWALLASRLRTWFNGSPSRGRALGTVGGVSMIGLGVAVAVGGRPDA is encoded by the coding sequence ATGGTGACGCTGCATCAGGTGCTCGGCTTCGGGCTGGTGGCGCTCGTGCTGATCGCGATCCCCGGGCCGAGCGTGGTCTTCACCGTGGGCCGGGCGATCACCTACGGCCGGGCGGTGGCTCTGACCACGGTGCTGGGCAACTCCCTCGGCCTGCTGGTCGTGCTGGTGCTGGTCTCCCTCGGGCTCGGCAGCCTCGTGGCCACCTCCGACACGGCGTTCCTGGTGCTCAAGCTGGCCGGGGCCGCCTATCTCGTGTGGCTGGGGGTCCAGGCGCTGCGCCACCGGCACGGCGTCGAGGTCACCGACCTCGACGGCCCCGAGGTGCGCGGGCTGCGGGCGCTCCGCCAAGGCTTCGTCGTCGGCTTCACCAACCCCAAGGCCTACGTCATCTTCGGAGCGGTGCTGCCGTCCTTCGTCGAGCCCGGCCGCGACAGCGGCACCGTGCAGATGCTGCTGCTCGGCCTGATCGCGTTCGTGATCGGGCTGTGCTCCGACAGCCTGTGGGCACTGCTCGCCAGCCGGCTGCGGACCTGGTTCAACGGGTCGCCGTCGCGGGGGCGTGCGCTCGGGACCGTCGGCGGGGTCTCGATGATCGGGCTCGGTGTCGCGGTCGCGGTCGGCGGGCGGCCGGACGCATGA
- a CDS encoding OsmC family peroxiredoxin, whose product MPTRTARTAWTGTLQEGTGQVELTSSGLATYDVSFPKRAADDADGTTSPEELIAAAHSACYAMSLSGGIAAAGGTPIALDVKADVTLGPDPAGGFRLTGITLTVRGEVEGLDADAFEKAAQAAKAGCPVSKALTGVEITLDAALES is encoded by the coding sequence ATGCCCACACGCACCGCACGCACCGCCTGGACCGGCACCCTTCAGGAGGGAACCGGCCAGGTCGAGCTCACCAGCTCCGGCCTCGCGACGTACGACGTGTCGTTCCCCAAGCGGGCCGCCGACGACGCTGACGGGACCACCAGCCCCGAAGAGCTGATCGCCGCCGCGCACTCCGCCTGCTACGCCATGTCCCTCTCCGGCGGGATCGCCGCCGCCGGTGGCACCCCGATCGCCCTCGACGTCAAGGCCGACGTCACCCTCGGCCCCGACCCGGCCGGCGGCTTCCGGCTGACCGGGATCACCCTCACCGTGCGCGGTGAGGTCGAGGGCCTCGACGCCGACGCCTTCGAGAAGGCCGCCCAGGCCGCGAAGGCCGGCTGCCCGGTCAGCAAGGCCCTGACCGGCGTCGAGATCACCCTCGACGCCGCGCTCGAGAGCTAA
- a CDS encoding S1C family serine protease — MDQPVDPYQFSFPYDAPPPPPPAPAPRRRGPRLVAVGTAVAVVVAAGAGGFAFGRHHDGNGSAVGSTHGFADQGNGGTTPFEGSPFNGPGGPGGAPFGSGTSGTPATTDQLTGLVRISATLKYQGGRAAGTGMILTSDGEVITNHHVVEGATRIRVTVMDTKQKYAATVVGIDSKDDVAVLQLSNASGLQTVTTDTSAASVGDAVTAVGDAGGSTSSFNSAPGKVTATGQHITTHSQDSSRTEKLHGLIEISSDVISGDSGGATYDAQGAVIGMTTAASSGNNDVVGYAIPIGTVLSIAGDLEQGAQNARYEYGTPAFLGVGLSGTGTRVADVFPGTPAASAGVTAGATITALNGTPVRTAAALRQAVTTYSPGDSVTLTWTDLAGSTHSATMTLIDGPVA, encoded by the coding sequence ATGGACCAGCCGGTCGACCCCTACCAGTTCTCGTTCCCGTACGACGCGCCACCGCCGCCGCCCCCGGCGCCGGCTCCGCGTCGCCGCGGGCCGCGCCTGGTCGCCGTCGGTACGGCGGTGGCCGTCGTCGTGGCCGCGGGGGCCGGTGGGTTCGCGTTCGGCCGACACCACGACGGCAACGGCAGCGCTGTCGGCTCCACGCACGGCTTCGCCGACCAGGGCAACGGCGGCACCACGCCCTTCGAGGGCTCGCCGTTCAACGGGCCGGGCGGCCCCGGCGGGGCGCCGTTCGGCTCGGGGACCAGCGGCACACCGGCCACCACCGACCAGCTGACCGGGCTGGTCCGGATCAGTGCGACCTTGAAGTACCAGGGCGGCCGCGCGGCCGGCACCGGGATGATCCTGACCAGCGACGGTGAGGTGATCACCAACCACCACGTCGTCGAGGGCGCGACCCGGATCCGGGTGACCGTGATGGACACCAAGCAGAAGTACGCCGCCACCGTCGTCGGCATCGACTCCAAGGACGACGTGGCCGTGCTCCAGCTGAGCAACGCCAGCGGCCTCCAGACCGTCACCACCGACACCAGCGCCGCCAGCGTGGGCGACGCGGTCACGGCGGTCGGTGACGCCGGTGGCTCCACCTCCTCCTTCAACTCCGCCCCGGGCAAGGTCACCGCGACCGGCCAGCACATCACCACCCACAGCCAGGACAGCAGCCGCACCGAGAAGCTCCACGGCCTGATCGAGATCAGCAGCGACGTGATCTCCGGTGACTCCGGCGGCGCGACGTACGACGCCCAGGGCGCCGTGATCGGCATGACCACCGCCGCCTCGTCGGGCAACAACGACGTCGTGGGCTACGCCATCCCGATCGGCACCGTGCTCTCCATCGCGGGCGACCTCGAGCAGGGCGCCCAGAACGCGCGCTACGAGTACGGCACCCCGGCCTTCCTCGGCGTCGGGCTCTCCGGCACCGGCACCCGGGTCGCCGACGTCTTCCCCGGGACCCCCGCCGCCAGTGCGGGCGTCACGGCCGGCGCCACCATCACCGCCCTGAACGGCACCCCCGTGCGGACGGCCGCGGCCCTGCGCCAGGCCGTCACGACGTACTCCCCCGGCGACTCGGTGACCCTGACCTGGACCGACCTGGCCGGGTCGACGCACAGCGCGACGATGACGCTGATCGACGGGCCGGTGGCCTAG
- a CDS encoding acyltransferase family protein — protein sequence MPGTRADTRFTEFQQLRRFTPLDGLRGVSIALVITAHVYDPIWTYFHGAVVLFFVLSGFLITTLLLREQHNTGRISVTSFYIRRIFRILPLYYVSLVGYTILILGLHLNGGESAFRRDLPLYLTYNNEFEHGSTFGHTWSLAVQEKYYLVWPVIAFAVPFLARRRLALTAALTASTFIAAWTPWSALNYFGLYSAILVGCVTAILMHERATFDRLAVVSKGSWSIAALTAYVLAVALIPSATPRNQAIALITAVLIVATLSGNRWLAAGLSRPWLTYIGTRSYAIYLIHPVVKNFVDLGLASGSHNVAVELIRYGAVLGISLFVAEVTYRLVEQPMIQLGRRISHSRRPPRTVPAERESPAVARTSLDVMVSNFTNHVLDVRRESPGTGAPAGP from the coding sequence ATGCCAGGGACTCGGGCCGACACGCGCTTCACCGAGTTCCAGCAACTCCGGCGGTTCACACCCCTCGACGGCCTCCGCGGAGTCAGCATCGCGCTCGTCATCACCGCCCACGTCTATGACCCGATCTGGACCTATTTCCACGGGGCCGTCGTCTTGTTCTTCGTGCTCAGCGGCTTCCTGATCACCACCCTGCTGCTCCGCGAACAGCACAACACCGGCCGTATCTCGGTGACCAGCTTCTACATCCGTCGGATCTTCCGCATCCTGCCGCTGTACTACGTCTCCCTGGTCGGCTACACGATCCTGATCCTGGGGCTGCACCTCAACGGTGGAGAGAGCGCGTTCCGCCGCGACCTCCCGCTCTACCTCACCTACAACAACGAGTTCGAGCACGGCTCCACCTTCGGCCACACCTGGTCCTTGGCGGTCCAGGAGAAGTACTACCTCGTCTGGCCGGTCATCGCGTTCGCTGTGCCCTTCCTGGCACGCCGCCGCCTGGCGCTGACTGCCGCTCTGACCGCGAGCACCTTCATCGCCGCCTGGACTCCCTGGTCTGCCCTCAACTACTTCGGCCTCTACTCAGCGATCCTGGTCGGCTGCGTCACCGCGATCCTCATGCACGAGCGAGCGACCTTCGACCGCCTCGCCGTGGTCTCGAAGGGCTCCTGGTCGATCGCAGCGCTCACCGCCTACGTGCTGGCCGTCGCGCTCATTCCCTCCGCAACCCCCCGGAACCAAGCCATCGCCCTGATCACGGCCGTTCTGATCGTCGCCACCCTCAGCGGCAACCGGTGGCTCGCTGCCGGGCTCAGCCGACCCTGGCTCACCTACATCGGGACCCGCTCCTACGCGATCTACCTCATCCACCCTGTCGTCAAGAACTTCGTCGACCTGGGCCTGGCCAGCGGCAGCCACAACGTGGCAGTCGAGCTCATCCGGTACGGCGCAGTGCTTGGGATCTCGCTCTTCGTCGCCGAGGTCACGTACCGGCTCGTCGAGCAGCCGATGATCCAGCTCGGCCGGAGGATCAGCCACTCGCGCCGTCCCCCGCGGACGGTGCCTGCCGAGCGCGAGTCCCCAGCGGTGGCACGCACGTCGCTCGACGTCATGGTCTCCAACTTCACCAACCACGTCCTCGACGTACGCCGCGAATCACCCGGCACCGGAGCCCCCGCGGGTCCCTGA